The following proteins come from a genomic window of Ictidomys tridecemlineatus isolate mIctTri1 chromosome 9, mIctTri1.hap1, whole genome shotgun sequence:
- the LOC101969631 gene encoding uncharacterized protein LOC101969631 translates to MAASSSLEAVRRKIQSLQEQVDAEERAGSLQHELDLERKLRETAEADVASLNRRIQLVEEELDRAQERLATALQKLEEAEKAADESERGMKLIESRAQKDEEKMEIQEIQLKEAKHIAEDADRKYEEVAPKLVIIESDLERAEERAELSEGKCVELEEELKTVTNNLKSMEAQAEKYSQKEDKYEEEIKVLSDKLKEAETRAEFAERSVTKLEKSIDDLEEKVAHAKEENLSMHQMLDQTLLELNNM, encoded by the coding sequence ATGGCGGCGAGCAGCTCGCTCGAGGCGGTGCGTAGAAAGATCCAGAGCCTACAGGAGCAGGTGGACGCGGAGGAGAGGGCGGGCAGCCTGCAGCATGAGCTGGACCTTGAAAGGAAGCTGAGGGAGACGGCTGAAGCTGATGTAGCTTCTTTGAACAGACGCATCCAGCTGGTTGAGGAAGAGTTGGATCGTGCTCAGGAGCGTCTGGCAACAGCTTTGCAGAAGCTGGAGGAGGCTGAAAAAGCAGCAGATGAAAGCGAGAGAGGCATGAAACTCATTGAAAGTAGAGCccaaaaggatgaagaaaaaatggaaattcagGAGATCCAACTGAAAGAGGCCAAGCACATTGCTGAAGATGCCGACCGAAAATATGAAGAGGTAGCCCCTAAGCTGGTCATCATTGAAAGTGACCTGGAACGTGCAGAGGAGCGGGCTGAGCTCTCAGAAGGCAAATGTGTGGAGCttgaagaagaattaaaaacTGTGACCAACAACTTGAAGTCAATGGAGGCTCAGGCTGAGAAGTACTCTCAGAAGGAAGACAAATATGAGGAAGAGATCAAGGTCCTTTCTGACAAGCTGAAGGAGGCTGAGACTCGGGCTGAGTTTGCCGAGAGGTCAGTAACTAAATTGGAGAAAAGCATTGATGACTTAGAAGAGAAAGTGGCTCATGCCAAAGAAGAAAACCTTAGTATGCATCAGATGCTGGATCAGACTTTACTGGAGTTAAACAACATGTGA